In Euwallacea similis isolate ESF13 chromosome 5, ESF131.1, whole genome shotgun sequence, a single window of DNA contains:
- the Fnta gene encoding protein farnesyltransferase/geranylgeranyltransferase type-1 subunit alpha → MGDSSSDEGALGSQYVLYKNRREWSDVTPLKQDDGEHPIVSIDYTPEFEDCFDYFRAIVQKKEYSERALELTKTAAKFNPANYTVWQYRREILKVLKKDLHQELDYIEKVILKQTKNYQVWHHRKVLVEWLQDPSKEKYLTEKALATDAKNYHAWQHRQWVIKTFNLYDGELEYVDQLLQDDIKNNSAWNQRYFVVNSVTGFTQETLSREIEYTLDKIKILMDNESAWNYLRGLLLHDKGGLSRNKKVTEFFENMYKEGNRSPFLLAFIVDMCSERSLEHGEGEEDNTYSVARAKELCNDLATKFDTIRGKYWEYMADTIEKQSKGEAVD, encoded by the exons atgggTGATAGCAGCAGCGATGAAGGGGCACTAGGCAGTCAGTACGTTCTTTATAAAAACAGGCGCGAATGGAGTGATGTAACTCCGTTAAAGCAGGATGATGGGGAACACCCTATTGTATCTATTGATTACACCCCCGAAT TTGAAGATTGCTTTGACTACTTTCGAGCCATAGTCCAAAAGAAAGAATATTCAGAGAGAGCCttagaattaacaaaaactgCCGCTAAATTCAATCCTGCAAATTACACTGTATGGCAATACAG gagagaaattttgaaagtccTTAAAAAGGATTTGCACCAGGAATTAGATTATATTGAAAAAGTCATACTGAAACAAACCAAGAATTATCAAGTATGGCATCATAGAAAAGTGCTAGTTGAGTGGCTGCAAGATCcatcaaaggaaaaatatctTACAGAGAAAGCTCTGGCTACagatgcaaaaaattatcatgcATGGCAACACCGGCAATGGGTTATTAAAACCTTCAA tttatatGATGGTGAATTAGAATATGTTGATCAACTACTGCAGGATgatataaaaaacaattcgGCTTGGAACCAGAGATATTTTGTTGTGAACAGTGTCACTGGTTTTACCCAAGAAACTCTGAGTCGTGAAATCGAATACACACTAGATAAAATAAAGATCCTTATGGATAATGAGAGTGCATGGAACTATTTAAGAGG TCTGCTTCTTCATGACAAAGGAGGTTTAAGTCGAAACAAAAAAGTCACAGAGTTCTTTGAAAACATGTACAAGGAGGGAAATAGGTCTCCCTTTTTGTTAGCTTTTATTGTTGATATGTGTTCAGAGAGATCTCTGGAACATGGTGAAGGCGAAGAGGATAACACATACTCAGTAGCTAGAGCAAAAGAACTGTGTAATGATTTGGCTACAAAGTTTGATACGATAAGAGGAAAGTATTGG GAATACATGGCCGACACCATAGAGAAACAATCAAAAGGGGAAGCTGTGGACTAG
- the LOC136408832 gene encoding alpha-2-macroglobulin receptor-associated protein, giving the protein MARNMLFSLSYVIFCIFAITECHNKYSKDANAHNKPQTNVNTSQDTFKPGDDLRPITLRHLDRPFRMAKLNLLWSKAIYRLTDSKLTSIFGELKLHDKEEITWKHLRAEGKDKDGLKEAQLRDKLKVIMTNYGLLDQMDDMDNEQKVYPYKALNEASDKHVNKSLFKDKKLNKLWEKAVMAGFSKAELSALHEEFQHHQDKIDQYYSLLYKVKGDPKDQTEERVQNSLDESLDKYNQIEILEEKQPNKDYLDKVNLIRDQHRQLKDGYDHLDKLASSGPASKEFVEPKVQGLWRIALESNFSTAELQSLKSELLHYENRLLKLRHMQVEHAINEEKHNKKQKFSGEKSHGHKMMEENIKKHARKVDKIHLDIETKIMQKHIEL; this is encoded by the exons ATGGCCAGGAATATGTTATTTTCTCTATCTTACgttatattttgtatttttgccATCACGGAATGTCATAATAAGTATTCTAAAGATGCAAATGCTCACAACAAGCCTCAAACTAACGTAAATACATCCCAAGATACTTTTAAACCTGGGGATGATTTAAGACCCATAACTTTAAGACATCTGGATAGGCCCTTTAGGATGGCAAAGTTGAATTTATTATGGTCGAAAGCCATATAT CGACTGACTGATTCCAAACTTACATCCATATTCGGTGAACTAAAGCTCCATGACAAAGAAGAAATAACATGGAAACATTTACGAGCAGAAGGGAAAGACAAGGATGGATTGAAGGAGGCTCAATTGCGTGACAAATTGAAAGTGATAATGACAAATTATGGGTTATTGGATCAGATGGACGACATGGACAATGAGCAAAAAGTTTATCCTTACAAG gctTTGAATGAAGCTTCGGATAAACATGTGAATAAAAGCCtgtttaaagataaaaaattgaacaaactatGGGAGAAAGCAGTAATGGCTGGTTTTAGCAAAGCAGAGTTATCTGCTTTGCATGAAGAATTCCAGCATCATCAGGACAAGATTGATCAGTATTATTCTTTGTTGTACAAAGTGAAGGGTGATCCAAAGGATCAAACGGAGGAGAGGGTGCAAA ACTCTTTGGATGAATCTCTGGATAAATATAATCAAATCGAAATATTGGAGGAAAAACAGCCAAACAAGGATTATTTGGACAAG GTGAATTTAATAAGAGATCAGCATCGCCAATTGAAAGATGGGTACGATCATTTGGATAAACTTGCTTCTTCTGGCCCAGCAAGTAAAGAATTTGTAGAACCTAAGGTTCAAG GTTTATGGAGGATTGCACTGGAAAGTAACTTCAGTACTGCAGAACTTCAGTCCCTAAAATCCGAATTATTGCACTACGAAAATAg gTTACTAAAATTGCGACACATGCAAGTGGAACATGCCATTAACGAAGAAAAGCACaacaaaaaacagaaattttcgGGTGAAAAATCACACGGCCACAAAATGATGGAAGAGAATATCAAGAAACATGCAAGAAAAGTGGATAAAATCCACTTGGATATTGAGACCAAAATCATGCAAAAACACATCgaattataa